One genomic segment of Aquipluma nitroreducens includes these proteins:
- the purL gene encoding phosphoribosylformylglycinamidine synthase has product MILFFKTPEDTFIALNSVESLNQEDITKLVWLFGEAEKLNEEVLTGWFVGPRKEMLTPWSTNAVEITQNMGIQGILRIEEYVQVADQSAGYDPMLKALYHNLDQTIFTINKKPEPILEIADISAYNEQEGLALSQEEITYLDSVSEKLGRKLTDGEVFGFSQVNSEHCRHKIFNGTFIIDGVEQEMSLFQLIKKTSQQNPNFIISAYKDNCSFVQGPVVEQFAPKTQDKPDFFEVTDMETVLSLKAETHNFPTTVEPFNGAATGTGGEIRDRIAGGKGSLPIAGTAVYMTSYPRTEDARSWEQATEERDWLYQTPEEILIKASNGASDFGNKFGQPIITGSVLTFEHFENNRKYGFDKVIMQAGGIGFAAKKDSLKDEPTKGDKVVLLGGDNYRIGMGGGAVSSVATGEFENHIELNAVQRANPEMQKRVYNAIRALSESSENPIITVHDHGAGGHLNCLSELVEATGGKIDTSKLPVGDPTLSQKEIIGNESQERMGLVMHEKDVPLLQRIADRERAPMYVIGEATGDMQFTFENSKTGEKPIDWQLSYMFGKPPKTVLTDTTRNEKFADLQYDQTKIEDYLEDVLQLESVACKDWLTNKVDRSVTGRIAKQQCVGQLQLPLNNVGVITLDYQGEKGIATTIGHAPVAALVDAEAGSVLSIAESLTNLVFAPLSDQLKGVSLSANWMWPAKNEGENARIYKAVKAASDFACELGINIPTGKDSMSMTQKYKDGVVYAPGTVIISASAEVSDVKKVVEPVLINDVNSSIYFVDFSKMNRCLGGSAFSQIINKLGNEAPTVADTKYFTAAFNAIQDCIEDKNILAGHDISSGGLITTLLEMCFADNYSGMKIDLSGIGESDSVKLLFSENPGVVVQVADSSAFEAKLNAARVQFILIGKPSGSHTFTVKNGADEFNFDLNSLRDLWFTSSYLLDRKQSGEQKALERFGSYKKNELNYYFKGFTGKAADLGIDLKRRQPSGIKAAIIREKGVNGDREMAYMMYLSGMDVKDVHMTDLISGRETLEDVNMIVFVGGFSNSDVLGSAKGWAGAFKYNEKAKLALDNFYKRNDTLSLGVCNGCQLMVELGLVYPERDEKPKMLHNESHKFESGFIGVEILPNKSVMLESMAGMKLGVWVAHGEGKFSLPQEESAYQIPMKYAYSAYPANPNGSDYNVASLCSEDGRHLVMMPHLERAFKPYHWPYYPIDRKFDEVAPWMEAFVNARKWIEKKTR; this is encoded by the coding sequence ATGATTCTATTCTTTAAGACTCCGGAAGACACGTTTATTGCATTGAATTCTGTCGAAAGCCTTAATCAGGAAGACATTACAAAGTTGGTTTGGCTGTTTGGCGAAGCCGAAAAACTCAATGAAGAAGTTCTAACGGGCTGGTTTGTAGGACCCCGTAAAGAAATGCTCACCCCATGGAGTACCAATGCCGTTGAAATTACCCAGAATATGGGTATTCAGGGTATCCTGCGAATAGAGGAATATGTGCAGGTTGCCGATCAATCTGCCGGTTACGATCCGATGCTGAAAGCATTGTATCACAACTTAGATCAGACCATTTTTACGATCAATAAAAAGCCGGAGCCCATTCTTGAAATAGCTGATATTTCTGCTTACAATGAGCAGGAAGGATTAGCCTTAAGTCAGGAAGAAATAACCTATCTCGATTCGGTTTCAGAAAAACTTGGTAGAAAATTAACCGATGGCGAAGTATTTGGTTTTTCACAAGTAAATTCGGAGCATTGCCGCCACAAAATTTTCAACGGAACTTTTATTATTGATGGGGTAGAGCAGGAGATGTCTCTTTTTCAACTCATTAAAAAAACATCGCAGCAAAATCCGAATTTTATCATTTCAGCCTATAAAGACAATTGCTCGTTTGTTCAGGGACCAGTTGTTGAACAATTTGCTCCTAAAACTCAGGACAAGCCCGACTTTTTTGAAGTTACTGATATGGAGACCGTTCTTTCGCTGAAAGCCGAAACACATAATTTCCCGACTACCGTTGAGCCTTTTAATGGTGCGGCAACCGGAACTGGTGGAGAAATCCGCGACCGTATTGCCGGAGGAAAAGGTAGCTTGCCCATTGCCGGAACTGCTGTTTACATGACTTCGTATCCACGTACCGAAGATGCCCGCAGTTGGGAACAGGCCACCGAAGAACGTGACTGGTTGTACCAAACTCCGGAAGAAATTCTGATCAAAGCATCGAATGGTGCCAGCGATTTTGGAAATAAATTCGGACAACCCATCATTACAGGTTCGGTGCTGACTTTTGAGCATTTCGAGAATAATCGCAAATATGGATTCGATAAAGTAATTATGCAGGCTGGTGGTATCGGCTTCGCAGCAAAAAAAGACAGTTTAAAAGACGAACCAACCAAAGGTGACAAAGTAGTGCTTTTGGGTGGCGACAATTATCGCATCGGAATGGGTGGGGGAGCCGTTTCATCAGTAGCAACCGGAGAATTCGAGAACCACATCGAGCTGAATGCTGTTCAGCGTGCTAATCCTGAAATGCAGAAACGTGTTTACAATGCCATCCGTGCGTTGAGCGAATCGTCTGAAAACCCTATTATAACTGTGCACGACCATGGCGCTGGCGGTCACTTGAATTGTTTGTCGGAATTGGTTGAAGCTACCGGAGGCAAAATTGATACTTCGAAATTGCCTGTTGGCGACCCAACGCTTTCGCAAAAGGAAATTATTGGTAATGAGTCGCAGGAACGTATGGGATTGGTGATGCACGAAAAAGATGTGCCGCTGTTGCAACGTATTGCCGACCGCGAACGTGCCCCGATGTATGTGATTGGCGAGGCAACTGGCGATATGCAGTTTACCTTCGAAAACTCGAAGACTGGAGAAAAACCAATCGACTGGCAGCTTTCGTACATGTTTGGAAAACCGCCAAAAACAGTTTTAACCGACACTACCCGAAATGAGAAATTTGCTGATTTGCAATACGATCAAACCAAAATAGAAGATTACCTCGAAGATGTTTTGCAGTTGGAATCCGTTGCCTGTAAAGATTGGTTGACCAATAAAGTTGACCGTTCAGTAACCGGACGAATTGCCAAGCAGCAATGCGTTGGACAATTGCAATTGCCGCTAAATAATGTAGGTGTAATCACGCTCGATTATCAGGGTGAAAAAGGAATTGCCACCACCATTGGGCATGCTCCTGTTGCTGCTTTGGTTGATGCTGAAGCTGGCTCGGTTCTATCGATTGCAGAATCGCTGACCAACCTGGTTTTTGCTCCGCTTTCGGACCAGTTGAAAGGGGTTTCGCTGAGCGCCAACTGGATGTGGCCTGCAAAGAACGAAGGTGAAAATGCGCGCATTTACAAGGCTGTAAAGGCTGCCAGCGATTTTGCCTGCGAACTGGGCATCAATATCCCAACAGGAAAAGATTCCATGTCAATGACCCAGAAATACAAAGATGGCGTAGTTTATGCGCCGGGTACGGTCATCATTTCTGCTTCCGCAGAAGTTTCGGATGTGAAAAAAGTGGTCGAGCCGGTGCTGATTAATGATGTAAATTCATCCATCTATTTTGTCGATTTCTCGAAAATGAACCGTTGTCTGGGTGGAAGTGCTTTCTCGCAGATCATCAATAAACTAGGCAATGAAGCGCCTACAGTGGCTGATACAAAATATTTTACCGCTGCATTCAATGCGATTCAGGATTGCATCGAAGACAAAAACATATTGGCCGGGCACGATATTTCTTCCGGAGGTTTGATTACTACTTTGCTTGAGATGTGTTTTGCAGATAATTATTCAGGAATGAAAATTGACCTGAGTGGAATTGGTGAATCGGACAGTGTAAAACTGTTGTTCAGCGAAAACCCTGGAGTTGTTGTTCAGGTGGCAGATTCTTCAGCTTTTGAAGCGAAACTGAATGCTGCTAGAGTTCAATTTATCCTGATTGGAAAACCTTCAGGAAGCCACACTTTTACGGTGAAAAATGGAGCCGATGAATTCAACTTTGATCTGAATTCGTTGCGCGATTTGTGGTTCACTTCATCGTACCTGCTCGATCGGAAACAATCCGGAGAACAAAAGGCTTTGGAACGCTTCGGAAGTTATAAAAAGAATGAATTAAACTACTATTTCAAAGGTTTCACCGGAAAAGCTGCCGATTTGGGAATCGACCTGAAGCGTCGCCAGCCAAGTGGAATCAAAGCTGCTATCATCCGTGAAAAAGGCGTGAATGGTGACCGCGAAATGGCTTACATGATGTATTTGTCCGGAATGGATGTAAAAGACGTCCACATGACCGACCTGATTTCGGGTCGCGAAACTCTGGAAGATGTAAACATGATTGTGTTTGTCGGTGGATTCTCCAATTCCGACGTGCTGGGTTCGGCGAAAGGTTGGGCTGGCGCATTTAAATACAATGAAAAGGCAAAATTGGCTCTTGATAATTTCTACAAACGTAATGATACGTTGAGTTTAGGTGTTTGCAACGGTTGCCAGTTGATGGTAGAACTCGGCCTGGTTTATCCTGAACGCGATGAAAAGCCAAAGATGCTACACAACGAATCGCATAAATTCGAATCAGGCTTTATTGGTGTCGAAATTCTTCCGAATAAATCGGTAATGTTGGAATCGATGGCTGGAATGAAACTTGGAGTATGGGTGGCGCATGGTGAAGGAAAATTCAGTTTGCCCCAGGAAGAATCGGCTTACCAGATTCCGATGAAATATGCCTACTCAGCTTACCCGGCAAATCCAAACGGATCGGATTACAATGTCGCTTCGCTTTGCTCCGAAGATGGCCGTCATTTGGTGATGATGCCGCATTTGGAAAGAGCTTTCAAACCCTATCATTGGCCGTACTACCCAATCGACCGGAAATTTGACGAGGTTGCCCCATGGATGGAAGCTTTTGTGAATGCAAGGAAGTGGATCGAAAAGAAAACGAGATAG
- a CDS encoding DedA family protein, translated as MLEYFQTLADWYMQHMNYLSITLLMIIESSFIPFPSEIVIPPAIWKAAGGDLNMPLVVLFATLGAVIGAVVNYVLALWLGRVIVYKLVETRLGKIFMLSQHKVENAEVYFNRHGRSSTFIGRLVPGIRQLISIPAGLAKMNFKQFILFTTLGSALWNVILAVLSYSLYTQQDMLKKYMSELSYALLAAGVLFVVYLIWKYRKKKE; from the coding sequence ATGCTCGAATATTTTCAAACACTCGCTGACTGGTATATGCAACATATGAATTATCTGTCGATCACATTACTGATGATCATTGAAAGTTCATTTATACCGTTTCCATCAGAAATTGTTATACCGCCAGCGATTTGGAAAGCTGCTGGTGGCGATTTGAATATGCCTTTGGTGGTACTTTTTGCGACGTTGGGAGCTGTAATTGGAGCAGTTGTAAACTATGTTTTGGCTTTGTGGCTTGGACGGGTAATTGTGTACAAGCTAGTTGAAACGCGGCTGGGTAAAATATTTATGCTTAGTCAGCATAAGGTGGAAAATGCAGAGGTTTATTTTAACAGACATGGTCGTAGTTCAACATTTATCGGAAGATTGGTGCCGGGGATTCGACAATTGATCTCAATTCCGGCAGGCTTGGCAAAAATGAATTTTAAGCAGTTTATTCTCTTCACAACGTTAGGTTCGGCACTTTGGAATGTTATTCTTGCTGTTTTGAGTTATTCGCTTTATACACAGCAGGATATGTTGAAAAAATACATGAGTGAACTTTCTTATGCCTTGTTGGCTGCGGGAGTTTTGTTTGTTGTGTACCTGATTTGGAAATACAGAAAGAAAAAGGAGTAA
- a CDS encoding MotA/TolQ/ExbB proton channel family protein, translated as MIFLLETAAEVSYMDLIMKGGIMMIPLFLLSVVAVFIFFDRFFYLRGQKRLEPVFFDKLNELIRSGKVEAAISLCESANSSESRILMKGLQNLGRPIRDIQDQMEMEGKLEVYNYEGNLYYLGVIASIAPMMGFIGTIIGVIKIFYNISLADNISISLISGGLYEKLIASGVGLTIGIISYAAYHFLNNRINKLVQNWEFRSVRFIDLINK; from the coding sequence ATGATATTTTTATTAGAAACTGCTGCTGAAGTCTCATACATGGACTTAATAATGAAGGGTGGAATAATGATGATCCCTTTATTCTTGCTGTCGGTGGTTGCCGTTTTTATATTTTTCGACCGTTTTTTTTATTTGAGGGGACAGAAGCGACTAGAACCTGTTTTCTTTGATAAACTGAACGAACTGATCAGATCGGGAAAAGTTGAAGCTGCTATTAGTTTATGCGAGTCGGCCAATAGTTCCGAATCGCGAATTCTGATGAAAGGATTACAAAACCTGGGTAGACCAATTCGCGACATTCAGGATCAGATGGAAATGGAGGGAAAATTAGAGGTTTATAATTACGAAGGAAACTTGTATTATCTGGGTGTTATTGCCAGTATTGCTCCAATGATGGGATTTATTGGTACAATTATCGGGGTAATAAAAATCTTTTATAATATCTCGCTTGCCGATAATATTAGTATTTCGTTGATATCAGGTGGTTTGTACGAGAAGCTTATTGCTTCGGGAGTTGGACTTACGATTGGTATTATTTCATATGCTGCTTATCACTTTTTAAATAATAGAATTAATAAACTGGTACAAAACTGGGAATTTCGTTCTGTTCGGTTTATTGATTTGATTAATAAATAA
- a CDS encoding ExbD/TolR family protein: MNFRGTRKQEFEVFTGSFSDIMFFLMLFFLIVSTMITPGAIKLALPQADKSPSMDKQTEKIAISITKDLKYFINDRELQFAQIEPELLKIKKGNDNAFAIVRCDNTIAVQSMVDVLQLGNKVGVKMVLATTRKDASK, from the coding sequence ATGAATTTCAGAGGTACAAGAAAGCAGGAATTTGAGGTCTTTACGGGCTCCTTCAGCGACATCATGTTTTTCCTGATGTTGTTTTTTCTTATTGTTTCAACGATGATCACCCCGGGAGCGATCAAGCTTGCCCTTCCGCAGGCTGATAAATCTCCATCGATGGATAAGCAAACTGAGAAAATTGCAATTTCTATTACAAAAGATTTAAAATATTTCATCAACGATAGGGAACTTCAGTTTGCACAGATTGAACCTGAATTGCTAAAGATTAAAAAGGGAAACGATAACGCATTTGCTATTGTCAGATGTGACAACACCATTGCGGTTCAATCGATGGTAGATGTTTTACAGTTGGGAAATAAAGTTGGGGTTAAGATGGTTCTGGCCACAACCCGAAAAGATGCTTCAAAATAA
- a CDS encoding HAMP domain-containing sensor histidine kinase — protein MNIITRLSLQFTSIVFGILIFFSVLVYYFSFTSQRSKFRDNLLEKAQNTAILSINIQEIDSTLLKKIHQTTRSLEKEEIAITNESNKLLYSNKTELLSPDKIISHTYNSKIAYFSIGNKDGVSYKHEANNQSYHVFVLAHDRYRAENVHELKTILLWSILISVILSVTAAYFFSKSAIKPISNIITKVKEINSSRLSDRLDEGKRQDEIEQLAITFNRMLSDLEKAFKSQDEFVSNASHELRTPLAIMIAESDYILSRTRNTEEYTNHISGLVEDLRKMNTLINSLLELAHLSGHENIQMTDLRIDELIFNAIQSTKSKYPGRKIMPKIEYSDNENDLIIYGNQGLLDIALKNLFENACKFSSGDVEVKIAMIEEAISVLISDHGVGIPEDQIGNIFNAFNRSTNVKYIGGFGIGLSIVARIMKLHAVEIKVHSTINQGTQFELLFGKQTIKNIEA, from the coding sequence ATGAACATTATAACGCGATTATCTCTTCAATTTACAAGTATCGTATTTGGAATTCTTATTTTCTTTTCGGTACTGGTCTATTATTTCTCGTTTACCAGTCAACGTTCGAAGTTTAGAGACAATCTTCTGGAGAAGGCCCAAAATACGGCCATCCTCTCGATCAACATTCAGGAAATCGACTCAACGCTCCTGAAAAAAATACATCAGACGACCCGGTCACTCGAGAAAGAAGAAATTGCAATCACCAACGAGTCGAACAAATTACTTTATAGCAATAAAACAGAGTTATTATCGCCCGACAAAATAATCAGCCACACCTACAATTCCAAAATTGCTTATTTTTCGATTGGCAACAAAGATGGAGTCAGCTACAAACATGAGGCCAACAACCAATCCTACCATGTTTTTGTGCTGGCACACGACAGGTACCGTGCCGAGAACGTGCATGAATTAAAGACGATTCTGCTTTGGAGCATCCTTATTAGCGTAATATTATCAGTAACAGCAGCTTACTTCTTTTCTAAGTCGGCGATTAAACCTATTTCGAACATAATCACAAAAGTAAAAGAGATCAATTCGTCCAGACTTAGTGATCGACTAGACGAAGGCAAGCGTCAGGATGAAATTGAACAGTTGGCAATTACATTCAACCGAATGTTATCTGATCTGGAAAAGGCGTTTAAAAGTCAGGATGAGTTTGTATCGAATGCCTCTCATGAATTAAGAACGCCATTAGCAATTATGATTGCTGAGTCAGATTACATCCTTAGCCGAACCAGAAATACGGAAGAATACACGAACCACATTTCGGGGCTGGTTGAGGATTTGCGGAAAATGAATACCCTCATCAACAGCTTACTTGAACTGGCACATTTGAGTGGGCACGAAAATATTCAGATGACAGATTTGCGTATTGACGAGTTAATTTTTAATGCTATTCAATCAACTAAATCGAAATACCCGGGCCGAAAGATTATGCCTAAAATTGAATATTCTGACAATGAAAACGATCTCATTATCTATGGGAATCAGGGGCTACTAGACATCGCGTTAAAAAATCTATTCGAAAATGCATGCAAATTTTCTTCCGGAGATGTTGAAGTTAAAATTGCGATGATCGAAGAAGCTATTTCAGTGTTAATTTCTGATCATGGTGTTGGTATCCCAGAAGATCAGATTGGCAATATTTTCAATGCTTTCAACCGCTCGACCAACGTAAAATACATTGGCGGTTTTGGCATCGGACTCTCGATTGTAGCAAGAATCATGAAACTACATGCTGTTGAAATAAAAGTACACAGTACGATTAATCAAGGTACCCAATTCGAACTTTTATTTGGGAAACAAACGATAAAGAACATTGAGGCCTAA
- a CDS encoding response regulator transcription factor translates to MFETHILIVEDELRLAEIIQKQLQESGFKADVANDGYVGKRMMENSEYDLVILDINLPLMNGYELCKEIRKNNSKVPIIMLTALGTSENKLIGFEAGADDYVLKPFDFRELLARINVFLKRKNVIVPESRKLSIADFEMDLDRKTATRAGQKIDLTSKEFALMETFLLNKNKLLSREFIIEKVWDLDFETGTNIIDVYVNYLRKKIDKNFEPKIIHTKFGFGFYCSEKEL, encoded by the coding sequence ATGTTTGAAACTCATATATTGATCGTTGAAGACGAATTACGACTGGCAGAAATCATTCAGAAACAATTGCAAGAATCAGGTTTTAAAGCAGATGTGGCCAATGATGGATATGTCGGGAAAAGAATGATGGAAAACTCCGAATACGATCTCGTTATTCTCGACATCAATTTGCCACTCATGAATGGCTACGAGCTGTGCAAGGAAATCAGAAAAAATAACAGCAAGGTTCCAATCATCATGCTAACTGCGCTTGGTACTTCAGAGAATAAGCTGATTGGGTTTGAAGCCGGCGCCGACGATTATGTACTTAAACCATTTGATTTCAGAGAATTACTTGCCAGAATCAATGTTTTCCTGAAGCGGAAAAATGTTATTGTTCCCGAGTCAAGAAAATTAAGTATTGCCGACTTTGAAATGGATCTGGATCGAAAAACAGCTACACGAGCCGGTCAGAAAATTGATTTAACCTCAAAAGAGTTTGCTTTGATGGAAACCTTCCTTTTGAATAAGAACAAACTTCTATCACGAGAATTTATTATCGAGAAGGTCTGGGATCTTGATTTCGAAACCGGAACGAATATTATTGATGTGTACGTGAATTACTTACGAAAGAAAATCGATAAAAACTTTGAACCCAAAATAATCCATACTAAATTTGGGTTTGGCTTTTATTGCAGCGAAAAAGAATTGTAA
- a CDS encoding HAD family hydrolase, with the protein MIKKSLAINPKAKGLIFDLDGTLADTMPIHYIAWKNAAAKYGVNYTTELFIQMAGIPVYPSVEKINEIFGTNIDPKEMGDSKEAEFEKNMHLTPEIKVVTDLVREYHGKIPMAVGTGGSRRLSLKTLEIIGLKGYFDILVTSEDVANFKPHPETFLKCAELMGVDPSDCEVFEDGILGMQAAQTAGMMVVDVTEYYKVTIGQ; encoded by the coding sequence ATGATAAAGAAAAGTCTTGCCATCAATCCGAAAGCGAAGGGATTGATATTTGATCTTGATGGCACTCTCGCTGACACAATGCCCATTCATTATATTGCCTGGAAAAATGCCGCAGCTAAGTACGGGGTCAATTATACGACCGAATTGTTTATTCAGATGGCAGGCATTCCGGTTTATCCTTCTGTTGAAAAAATTAATGAGATTTTTGGAACAAACATCGATCCAAAGGAGATGGGCGATTCCAAAGAAGCAGAATTTGAGAAAAATATGCACCTTACTCCTGAAATTAAAGTTGTGACAGATTTGGTGCGGGAATACCACGGGAAGATACCTATGGCTGTTGGTACTGGCGGATCGAGGCGATTGTCGTTAAAAACGCTGGAGATTATCGGGCTTAAAGGTTATTTTGATATTTTGGTAACCAGCGAAGATGTTGCCAACTTCAAGCCTCATCCCGAAACTTTTTTAAAATGTGCCGAACTGATGGGAGTTGATCCCTCAGACTGCGAAGTTTTTGAAGATGGAATTCTGGGCATGCAAGCAGCCCAAACAGCCGGGATGATGGTTGTTGATGTAACTGAATATTATAAAGTAACAATTGGACAATGA
- a CDS encoding endonuclease/exonuclease/phosphatase family protein: protein MKVKIGILVISGVVLFSCTSVKKSLRQEYTVVSYNVENLFDTVDDPKIPDEEFLPASEKKWDNEKYQKKLTDIAEVISEVNQKELPEVVGLVEVENQTVLDDLINVGKLKGRKYAIIHEESPDYRGIDVALIYRKDAFKEIKHEVLPVIFPDDPEFKTRDILYVTGKMRNKTVHVFVNHWPSRIGGEDKTEPKRVLAASVLKKRVDQILVQDPKARIIIMGDMNDEPANKSLQETLGAVAPGSGAALVNLMMPDDVAGKGTYFYSGNWNMLDNLVVSETVLKGKGMTVEGGKGNIFSNDWMIYTNKNGDKTPNRSYVGNKYVGGVSDHFPVYFKMIVK from the coding sequence ATGAAGGTAAAAATTGGAATTTTAGTTATTTCTGGAGTTGTTTTATTCTCCTGTACTTCCGTTAAAAAGTCTCTTCGTCAGGAATATACGGTAGTCTCGTATAATGTTGAAAATTTGTTTGATACGGTTGACGACCCAAAAATTCCGGATGAGGAATTTCTTCCGGCAAGTGAAAAGAAGTGGGACAATGAAAAGTATCAGAAGAAACTGACCGATATTGCTGAAGTAATTTCGGAAGTAAATCAGAAGGAATTGCCTGAAGTGGTTGGTTTGGTTGAAGTAGAGAATCAAACGGTGCTGGACGATCTGATTAACGTTGGCAAGTTGAAGGGCCGGAAATATGCCATTATTCACGAAGAAAGTCCCGATTACCGCGGAATTGATGTGGCATTGATTTACCGCAAAGATGCGTTTAAAGAAATCAAACACGAAGTACTGCCTGTGATTTTTCCTGACGATCCGGAGTTTAAAACACGTGATATTTTGTATGTGACCGGCAAAATGAGAAATAAAACCGTTCATGTTTTTGTGAATCACTGGCCTTCGCGCATTGGTGGTGAGGATAAAACTGAACCCAAACGGGTTTTGGCGGCTTCAGTTCTGAAAAAAAGAGTTGACCAGATTCTTGTACAAGATCCGAAAGCACGCATCATCATTATGGGTGATATGAACGATGAACCTGCCAACAAAAGTTTACAGGAAACGCTTGGCGCCGTAGCACCTGGTTCAGGAGCAGCGCTTGTAAACCTGATGATGCCTGATGATGTGGCCGGAAAAGGAACCTATTTTTATAGTGGCAACTGGAATATGCTGGATAATCTGGTCGTTTCGGAAACCGTTCTGAAGGGAAAAGGGATGACGGTTGAAGGCGGAAAAGGAAACATTTTCAGTAATGACTGGATGATTTACACCAATAAAAACGGCGATAAAACTCCAAATCGCTCGTATGTTGGTAACAAATATGTTGGAGGCGTTAGCGACCATTTCCCTGTTTATTTTAAGATGATCGTCAAATAG
- the yiaK gene encoding 3-dehydro-L-gulonate 2-dehydrogenase: protein MTRISFNEMKATIKSAFMNAGMPEEKADICAQVHTESSRDGVYSHGLNRVERFVDYLGKGWVDGNAAPTLELNLGSMEIYNGNLGPGILNALFAMNRATEIAAQNGLGLVSLNNTTHWMRGGAYGWQAAEKGFIGICWTNTESCMPAWGAKSCGIGNNPFIMAVPRKEGHVVLDMAMSQYSYGKLQTTRLKDQKLPYPGGFDQEGKLTDNPGEIEETRRILPMGFWKGSGFAVMLDLISALLSGGLTTSGIDKADKGSCGSCCQIFIAIDPQKINTQEFIDQALNETIEQLKSSVPANENAEIFYPGEQSLKTRLENMELGIPVDDGIWANVKALAKLS, encoded by the coding sequence ATGACACGAATCTCGTTTAACGAAATGAAAGCCACCATTAAATCAGCTTTTATGAACGCCGGAATGCCCGAAGAAAAAGCTGATATTTGTGCCCAGGTTCATACCGAATCGAGCAGAGATGGTGTTTATTCTCACGGGCTGAACCGCGTTGAACGGTTTGTCGATTATTTGGGGAAAGGTTGGGTCGATGGGAATGCCGCACCAACACTGGAGTTGAACCTTGGATCGATGGAAATCTATAATGGCAATCTGGGTCCCGGAATTTTAAACGCCTTATTCGCAATGAATCGGGCAACCGAAATCGCTGCACAGAACGGACTTGGTTTGGTAAGTCTTAACAATACCACCCACTGGATGCGTGGCGGCGCATACGGCTGGCAAGCTGCCGAAAAAGGATTTATTGGCATTTGCTGGACCAACACAGAATCGTGCATGCCGGCATGGGGCGCAAAATCGTGCGGAATCGGAAACAACCCATTTATCATGGCAGTTCCGCGAAAAGAAGGTCATGTGGTACTTGACATGGCCATGTCGCAGTATTCGTATGGAAAGCTGCAAACAACCCGCCTGAAAGATCAGAAACTACCCTACCCCGGAGGATTTGATCAGGAAGGAAAGCTTACCGATAATCCCGGTGAAATTGAGGAAACCCGCCGAATTTTGCCGATGGGATTTTGGAAAGGTTCAGGATTTGCGGTTATGCTCGACCTGATTTCAGCTTTACTTTCAGGAGGACTTACTACTTCCGGAATTGACAAAGCAGACAAGGGCAGTTGCGGAAGCTGTTGCCAGATTTTTATCGCAATCGACCCACAAAAAATCAACACTCAGGAATTTATTGATCAGGCATTGAACGAAACCATCGAACAACTTAAATCATCTGTTCCGGCTAATGAAAACGCTGAAATCTTTTATCCGGGTGAGCAATCACTAAAAACACGGCTCGAAAACATGGAATTGGGAATTCCGGTTGACGATGGAATTTGGGCAAACGTGAAAGCGTTAGCCAAACTAAGTTAG